A window of Actinopolymorpha sp. NPDC004070 contains these coding sequences:
- a CDS encoding VOC family protein codes for MDITIHTSVLPHEDPEASLAFYRDRLGFEVRQDVGKGTMRWITVGPPGQPDTSILLAPPFADPGITEDERRTVAEMMAKGTYGWILLATKDLDSTFEQVQAGDVEVVQEPTEQPYGVRDCAFRDPAGNMVRIQEVR; via the coding sequence ATGGACATCACCATTCACACCAGCGTCCTCCCGCACGAGGACCCGGAGGCCTCCCTGGCCTTCTACCGCGACCGTCTCGGCTTCGAGGTCCGCCAGGACGTCGGAAAAGGCACGATGCGCTGGATCACCGTCGGTCCTCCCGGCCAGCCCGACACCTCGATCCTGCTTGCTCCTCCGTTCGCCGATCCGGGGATCACCGAGGACGAGCGCCGCACCGTCGCCGAGATGATGGCCAAGGGCACCTACGGCTGGATCCTGCTGGCCACCAAGGACCTCGACAGCACGTTCGAGCAGGTCCAGGCGGGCGACGTCGAGGTCGTGCAGGAGCCGACCGAACAGCCGTACGGCGTCCGCGACTGCGCCTTCCGGGATCCCGCGGGCAACATGGTCCGCATCCAGGAGGTCCGCTGA
- a CDS encoding acetyl-CoA C-acyltransferase encodes MHEVFVLDAVRTPVGRYAGGLADVRPDDLAAHVVGEVVRRNPGLDSARVDDVVFGAANGAGEDNRNVARMAVLLAGLPASVPGVTVNRLCGSGMEAVMAAGRTIAVGEASLCVAGGVESMSRAPWVLPKPDRGFPRESQTLHSTTLGWRMVNPAMPPEWTVSLGEATESLAGEYGISRAGQDAFAVRSHRRAAAAWAAGEFAAEVAPVPGCDLDRDESVRPDTTVEALAALRPAFRPDGTITAGNSSPLNDGAAALLLGDEDAARSIGVEPLARVVSRGVAAVDPRRFGVGPVPAAEQALARAGLGWADLDVVELNEAFAAQALACLAHWPDLDPEIVNPRGGAIALGHPLGASGARIVASLAWQLRRRGGGRGLAALCIGVGQGLAVVLEA; translated from the coding sequence ATCCACGAGGTGTTCGTCCTCGACGCCGTGCGCACGCCGGTCGGCCGGTACGCCGGCGGGCTGGCCGACGTACGCCCGGACGATCTCGCCGCCCACGTCGTCGGCGAAGTCGTCCGCCGTAATCCTGGGCTGGACTCGGCACGCGTCGACGACGTGGTGTTCGGTGCCGCCAACGGTGCGGGCGAGGACAACCGCAACGTCGCCCGGATGGCCGTGCTGCTGGCTGGGCTGCCGGCCTCGGTGCCGGGCGTCACCGTCAACCGGCTGTGCGGTTCGGGGATGGAGGCGGTGATGGCGGCCGGCCGTACCATCGCCGTCGGTGAGGCGTCCCTGTGCGTGGCCGGCGGGGTGGAGTCGATGAGCCGGGCGCCGTGGGTGCTGCCCAAGCCCGACCGCGGCTTCCCACGTGAGTCGCAGACGCTGCACTCCACGACGCTGGGCTGGCGGATGGTCAACCCGGCGATGCCGCCCGAATGGACCGTCTCGCTCGGTGAGGCCACGGAGTCCCTGGCCGGTGAGTACGGCATCTCGCGGGCGGGCCAGGACGCGTTCGCCGTACGCAGTCACCGGCGGGCCGCCGCCGCGTGGGCGGCCGGGGAGTTCGCCGCCGAGGTGGCACCCGTACCCGGCTGCGACCTGGACCGCGACGAGAGCGTCCGGCCGGACACCACCGTCGAGGCCCTCGCCGCGCTGCGGCCGGCGTTCCGCCCGGACGGGACGATCACGGCGGGCAACTCCTCACCGCTGAACGACGGTGCGGCGGCGCTGCTGCTCGGTGACGAGGACGCGGCGCGCTCGATCGGTGTGGAGCCGCTGGCCCGGGTGGTGTCCCGGGGGGTCGCGGCGGTCGACCCGCGGCGGTTCGGCGTCGGCCCGGTGCCGGCGGCCGAGCAGGCGCTGGCCCGGGCCGGGCTCGGCTGGGCCGACCTGGACGTGGTGGAACTGAACGAGGCGTTCGCCGCCCAGGCGCTGGCCTGCCTGGCGCACTGGCCCGACCTGGACCCCGAGATCGTCAACCCCCGCGGCGGTGCCATCGCCCTCGGCCACCCGCTCGGAGCGTCAGGGGCGCGGATCGTCGCCTCGCTGGCCTGGCAACTGCGCCGTCGCGGCGGCGGACGCGGACTCGCGGCCCTGTGCATCGGGGTCGGCCAGGGCCTGGCCGTCGTGCTCGAGGCCTGA
- a CDS encoding tyrosine-type recombinase/integrase: MSEPKSASTVTVHDAVLEYLEVLERRVMRSQLSAATLHAYHRDLDDFTTLLGPGTVLDTIEADQLEAALTAIAKAPDRRYTKGLKIAEDGSTPPGRGQHLLARWFAAVRGLFRWAADKGYVQVDPTTKVAAPRTPRRAVGARLGLRVDEALVLRASPSRRAQEALRADQKLSIRDEAILRLLVESGPRVSELCGANRSDIRLHEETRTPVLHVRGKGGKNRDLPLSPATHRTIERYLSQERPPPPKPTSLDRAERIRVEDAASALFVSVRGKRLSPRDLQRMVERYTKEYLGRRATPHSLRHTALTVLARAGVDIATVAQIAGHSSLATTSVYMDESMSAAAEAIDSSPLAAD, translated from the coding sequence ATGAGCGAGCCGAAATCGGCGTCGACGGTGACCGTGCACGACGCGGTGCTGGAGTATCTGGAGGTGCTCGAGCGCCGCGTGATGCGTTCCCAGCTCAGCGCCGCCACTCTGCACGCCTACCACCGTGACCTCGACGACTTCACCACTCTCCTGGGCCCCGGCACCGTGCTCGACACGATCGAGGCCGACCAGCTGGAAGCCGCCCTGACGGCCATCGCCAAGGCGCCGGATCGCCGCTACACAAAGGGTCTGAAGATCGCCGAGGACGGCTCCACTCCCCCAGGTCGCGGCCAGCACCTGCTGGCTCGCTGGTTCGCCGCCGTCCGCGGGTTGTTCCGCTGGGCGGCCGACAAGGGCTACGTCCAGGTCGACCCCACCACCAAGGTGGCCGCGCCGCGCACCCCGCGGCGAGCGGTGGGCGCCCGGCTCGGGTTGCGGGTCGACGAGGCGCTGGTGTTGCGAGCTTCGCCGAGCCGGCGTGCCCAGGAAGCTCTGCGTGCCGACCAGAAGCTGTCCATCCGCGACGAGGCGATCCTGCGGCTCCTGGTCGAGTCGGGGCCACGGGTCTCGGAGCTGTGCGGCGCGAACCGTAGCGACATCCGCCTGCACGAGGAGACGCGTACGCCGGTTCTGCACGTACGCGGGAAGGGCGGCAAGAACCGCGACCTGCCGCTGTCACCGGCGACTCATCGAACCATCGAGAGATATCTTTCGCAGGAGCGGCCGCCGCCTCCGAAGCCCACGTCGCTCGACCGCGCGGAACGCATCCGGGTCGAGGACGCGGCTAGCGCGCTGTTCGTGTCCGTACGCGGGAAGCGGTTGTCGCCACGTGACCTGCAGCGGATGGTCGAGCGCTACACCAAGGAATACCTCGGCCGGCGGGCGACACCGCACTCCCTGCGGCACACGGCGCTGACGGTTCTCGCCCGGGCCGGCGTGGACATCGCGACCGTCGCCCAGATCGCCGGGCACTCCAGCCTGGCCACGACGTCTGTCTACATGGACGAATCGATGAGCGCCGCCGCCGAGGCCATCGACAGCTCACCCCTCGCCGCCGACTGA
- a CDS encoding helix-turn-helix transcriptional regulator, whose translation MSTSTIPSEQRLRDLALLRRVRDRIDREYAQPLNVETLARGVHMSAGHLSRQFRLAYGESPYGYLMTRRIERAMALLRRGDLSVTEVCFAVGCASLGTFSTRFTELVGMPPSTYKRQAAQGSAHLPACVAKQVTRPIRNQEARPVEPQLA comes from the coding sequence GTGAGCACCAGCACCATCCCGTCCGAGCAGCGCCTGCGTGACCTGGCCCTGCTGCGCCGCGTCCGCGACCGGATCGACCGGGAGTACGCCCAGCCGCTGAACGTCGAGACGCTCGCCCGTGGCGTGCACATGTCGGCCGGGCACCTGAGCCGCCAGTTCCGGCTGGCCTACGGCGAGTCGCCGTACGGCTACCTGATGACCCGGCGGATCGAGCGGGCGATGGCACTGCTGCGCCGCGGCGACCTCAGCGTCACCGAGGTGTGCTTCGCGGTCGGCTGCGCCTCGCTGGGGACCTTCAGTACCCGATTCACCGAACTGGTCGGAATGCCGCCGAGCACCTACAAACGCCAGGCCGCACAGGGAAGCGCGCACCTGCCCGCATGTGTGGCCAAGCAGGTGACCAGACCGATCAGGAATCAAGAAGCACGGCCGGTGGAGCCGCAGTTAGCGTGA
- a CDS encoding NUDIX domain-containing protein, with protein MPGSRIRSAVRLLVVDPLDRLLLFHAKPPRGPADGFWFCPGGGLEAGESALQAAARELREETGLQVDPDRMQGPVWTRRHVVPLAAENAAAGGDRGAGGDGDAGSEDLLDQREQFFVYRAPNTPAIHAIGDPWSMRDGHQAYRWWSRRDLEAGPADAAVFAPRRLPELFPEILAGRWDDPPRDVGV; from the coding sequence GTGCCCGGATCCCGCATACGTTCCGCCGTGCGCCTGCTGGTCGTCGACCCGCTGGACCGGCTTCTCCTCTTCCACGCCAAGCCCCCACGCGGTCCCGCGGACGGGTTCTGGTTCTGCCCCGGCGGCGGCCTCGAGGCGGGGGAGTCGGCGCTGCAGGCGGCTGCCCGCGAACTGCGGGAGGAGACCGGTCTGCAGGTCGATCCCGACCGCATGCAGGGTCCGGTGTGGACCCGTCGCCACGTCGTACCCCTCGCCGCCGAGAACGCGGCTGCAGGCGGCGACCGGGGTGCAGGCGGCGACGGCGATGCCGGCAGTGAGGACCTCCTGGACCAGCGGGAGCAGTTCTTCGTCTACCGCGCGCCGAACACCCCGGCCATCCACGCCATCGGCGACCCGTGGTCGATGCGTGACGGCCACCAGGCCTACCGGTGGTGGAGCCGGCGCGACCTGGAGGCCGGCCCCGCCGACGCCGCCGTGTTCGCGCCCCGGCGGCTACCCGAACTGTTCCCGGAGATCCTCGCCGGCCGCTGGGACGACCCACCGCGCGACGTCGGCGTCTGA
- a CDS encoding ABC transporter ATP-binding protein, whose protein sequence is MDMETTAWMSLYHAMNAEDERRPFSRATLRRIGGFAAPHRAQLTKFLLLSVVTAVLTVATPVLAGRVLDAIVQRSPLRVVLVLAAVIAVIAVAEAGLGILTRLLSARIGEGLILDLRTAVFDHVQRMPVAFFTRTRTGALVSRLNNDVLGAQRAFSDTLSGVVSNLVTLVLTLAVMIGLSWQVTVLALVLLPIFVVPAQRMGNRLARLEREAANHNSAMSTQMTERFSAPGATLVKLFGRPAHESAEFAVRARRVRDIGVRSAMVQWVFIAALTLVSALALALVYGLGGYYALAGSLDPGDVVALALLLTRLYAPLTALASARVEVMSALVSFERVFEVLDLAPLIDQSPDAVGVPDGPVSVEFEHVRFAYPAADKVSLASLEEVAKLDARGGEEVLHDVSFRVEPGAMVALVGSSGAGKSTIASLIPRLYDVDEGAVRLSGVDVRDLTFDSLRDTIGMVTQDGHLFHESLRSNLLLARPEASDDELWEALRRARLDDLVAGLPEGLETVVGERGYRLSGGERQRLTIARLLLAQPRVVILDEATAHLDSTSEAAVQAALGEALADRTAVVIAHRLSTIRAADLILVLEAGHVVERGTHHELLARGGRYAELHRTQFATESESSEVEAAIPEDRGVSTVDSVGGPVVVSPEPSAAANVAAPAG, encoded by the coding sequence ATGGACATGGAGACCACCGCGTGGATGTCGCTCTACCACGCGATGAACGCCGAGGACGAGCGCCGGCCGTTCTCCCGCGCGACCCTGCGGCGGATCGGCGGGTTCGCCGCGCCGCACCGTGCCCAGCTCACGAAGTTCCTCCTGCTCAGTGTGGTGACCGCCGTCCTGACGGTGGCGACGCCGGTGCTGGCCGGGCGGGTGCTGGACGCGATCGTGCAACGCTCGCCGTTGCGGGTCGTGCTCGTCCTCGCCGCGGTGATCGCGGTCATCGCGGTGGCCGAGGCCGGGCTCGGGATCCTCACCCGGCTGCTGTCCGCCCGCATCGGCGAGGGACTGATTCTCGACCTGCGCACGGCCGTGTTCGACCACGTGCAGCGCATGCCGGTGGCGTTCTTCACCCGTACCCGCACCGGCGCCCTGGTGAGCCGGCTCAACAACGACGTGCTCGGCGCCCAGCGCGCCTTCAGCGACACGCTGTCCGGCGTGGTGAGCAACCTCGTCACCCTGGTCCTCACCCTGGCGGTGATGATCGGCCTGTCCTGGCAGGTGACCGTGCTGGCACTGGTGCTGTTGCCGATCTTCGTGGTGCCCGCGCAGCGGATGGGCAACCGGCTTGCCCGGCTGGAGCGCGAGGCGGCCAATCACAACTCCGCGATGAGTACCCAGATGACCGAGCGCTTCTCCGCTCCGGGGGCCACGCTCGTCAAGCTGTTCGGGCGGCCCGCGCACGAGTCCGCGGAGTTCGCGGTGCGTGCCCGGCGGGTGCGCGACATCGGGGTGCGCAGCGCGATGGTGCAGTGGGTGTTCATCGCCGCGCTCACACTGGTCTCGGCGCTGGCACTGGCGCTGGTCTACGGCCTCGGCGGCTACTACGCCCTGGCCGGCTCACTGGACCCCGGCGACGTGGTGGCGCTGGCGCTGCTGCTCACCCGGCTGTACGCGCCGCTGACCGCGCTGGCCAGCGCCCGGGTGGAGGTGATGAGTGCGCTGGTCAGCTTCGAGCGGGTCTTCGAGGTGCTCGACCTGGCGCCGCTGATCGACCAGTCGCCGGATGCCGTCGGCGTGCCGGACGGGCCGGTGTCGGTGGAGTTCGAGCACGTCCGGTTTGCGTACCCCGCCGCCGACAAGGTGTCGCTGGCGTCACTGGAGGAGGTCGCGAAGCTGGACGCGCGTGGTGGCGAGGAGGTCCTGCACGACGTGTCGTTCCGGGTCGAACCGGGCGCCATGGTGGCGCTGGTCGGCTCCTCGGGTGCGGGGAAGTCGACGATCGCGTCGCTGATCCCCCGGCTGTACGACGTGGACGAGGGCGCCGTGCGGCTGTCCGGTGTCGACGTACGCGACCTGACGTTCGACTCACTGCGCGACACGATCGGGATGGTCACCCAGGACGGCCACCTCTTCCACGAGTCGCTGCGGTCCAACCTCCTGCTGGCCCGCCCGGAGGCGAGCGACGACGAGCTGTGGGAGGCGCTGCGCCGGGCCCGGCTGGACGACCTGGTGGCAGGGCTGCCGGAAGGTCTGGAGACGGTGGTCGGCGAGCGGGGGTACCGGCTGTCCGGTGGTGAACGCCAGCGGCTGACCATCGCCCGGCTGCTGCTCGCCCAGCCGCGGGTGGTGATCCTCGACGAGGCGACCGCGCACCTGGACTCCACCTCCGAGGCGGCCGTGCAGGCTGCGCTCGGTGAGGCGCTGGCCGACCGGACCGCCGTGGTCATCGCGCACCGCCTGTCCACGATCAGGGCCGCCGACCTGATCCTGGTGCTCGAGGCCGGCCACGTGGTCGAACGCGGCACCCACCACGAGTTGCTCGCCCGCGGCGGCCGCTACGCCGAGCTGCACCGTACGCAGTTCGCCACCGAGAGCGAGAGCTCCGAGGTGGAGGCCGCCATCCCCGAGGATCGCGGCGTCTCCACAGTCGACTCCGTCGGTGGCCCGGTGGTGGTCTCTCCGGAGCCGTCAGCGGCGGCGAATGTCGCGGCCCCGGCCGGGTAA
- a CDS encoding GNAT family N-acetyltransferase, which translates to MTSTVRTDEPTGSTRDLGDGLVMRWSTPADTDALVELAGTVFRDTDDGPPNIVVADTVRRHMRGDHPLLGPHDYVVVEDTGADRKRLVACACYQQEEWTYDGVPLPVGRPEIVAADPEYRRRGLVRTLFGAIHDRCEQDGKLVQSITGIPNFYRQFGYEYAVDLGGSVSFPVSLLPEPKAGEPEPYRLRKATREDVPALVACYEQGQRGSLVVSRLTEKSWTYHIDAEDEPDALRGYGRVRVIESGAGEFCGLVVAQGSGVHFHVTLMEFIPGTNLARVRPSLVRALVDLAGQKPPNTPDHEPITRLVFELGRDHPFYPMIPAEHGPRQDPPYAWYVRVPDLPAVLRRIAPVLERRLAESPVAGYDGDLLLDFYRTAVRLTFTNGRLGAVRDQGPAARHDRTPRAGFPQLVFLRSLFGHASLDELRTTYPDVGTGGEAGPLVNALFPKRPSRLFAP; encoded by the coding sequence ATGACTTCGACCGTACGAACCGACGAACCCACCGGCTCCACCCGCGACCTGGGCGACGGCCTGGTGATGCGCTGGTCGACGCCTGCGGACACCGACGCGCTCGTCGAGCTCGCCGGGACGGTGTTCCGCGACACCGACGACGGCCCGCCCAACATCGTGGTGGCCGACACCGTGCGCCGGCACATGCGCGGCGACCATCCCCTGCTCGGACCACACGACTACGTCGTGGTCGAGGACACCGGCGCCGACCGGAAACGGCTCGTCGCCTGTGCGTGTTACCAGCAGGAGGAATGGACCTACGACGGCGTTCCGCTCCCGGTCGGCCGGCCCGAAATCGTCGCCGCGGATCCCGAATACCGACGGCGAGGGCTCGTCCGTACGCTCTTCGGCGCGATTCACGACCGGTGCGAACAGGACGGAAAACTCGTCCAGTCGATCACCGGAATTCCGAACTTCTACCGGCAGTTCGGCTACGAGTACGCCGTCGACCTCGGCGGCAGCGTTTCGTTCCCGGTCTCGCTGCTGCCCGAACCGAAGGCCGGCGAACCCGAGCCGTACCGGCTGCGAAAGGCAACCAGGGAAGACGTTCCCGCGCTGGTCGCGTGTTACGAACAGGGCCAGCGGGGGAGTCTGGTGGTCTCCCGGCTCACGGAGAAATCCTGGACGTACCACATCGACGCGGAGGACGAACCCGACGCGCTCCGAGGTTATGGCCGGGTACGAGTCATCGAGTCCGGCGCGGGGGAGTTCTGCGGGCTGGTGGTGGCGCAGGGAAGTGGCGTGCATTTCCACGTCACCCTGATGGAATTCATCCCCGGCACCAACCTGGCCCGCGTTCGGCCGTCGCTCGTACGTGCCCTCGTCGACCTCGCCGGGCAGAAGCCGCCGAACACGCCCGACCACGAGCCGATCACCAGGCTGGTTTTCGAACTCGGCCGCGACCATCCGTTCTACCCGATGATTCCGGCCGAGCACGGGCCTCGCCAGGACCCGCCCTACGCGTGGTACGTCCGGGTGCCGGACCTGCCCGCGGTGCTCCGCCGGATCGCCCCCGTCCTCGAACGCCGGCTGGCGGAGTCGCCCGTGGCCGGCTACGACGGCGACCTGCTGCTCGACTTCTACCGCACCGCCGTACGCCTGACGTTCACCAACGGCCGGCTCGGCGCCGTCCGCGACCAGGGCCCGGCCGCCCGGCACGACCGGACACCGCGGGCCGGGTTCCCGCAGTTGGTGTTCCTGCGGTCGCTGTTCGGGCACGCGTCGCTGGACGAACTCCGCACCACCTATCCCGACGTCGGCACCGGCGGCGAGGCAGGGCCGCTGGTGAACGCGTTGTTCCCCAAGCGGCCGTCCCGGCTGTTCGCGCCCTGA
- a CDS encoding S9 family peptidase: protein MPTAPRPEQRPFVHRHHGDERVDEYAWLRDREDPAVLAHLQAENAHTEESLAHLAGLREELFEEYRSRIKETDEDVPARDGAWEYFTRTQEDKQYPLFVRHPVGAEDASGGGSTDVSAGEEVLLDCNEAAEGTEYFALGAFSVSPSGHLLAYSVDTDGSEEFRMRVKDLRTGEHLPDTISPTGYGAAWSADEGFLFYTTLDPAHRPWKLWRHRLGTDQSDDVLIFTEEDESFYLGVSRTRSREWLVLDLHATESSEVHVLPADDPEGRWRLVAARRPGVEYSLEHHTDRFLFVTNDQGPDFRLAQAPVEDPRPERWTDVIPHQEGVRIVSVDAFADHLVVALRSDGRTELDVISVADGERRRMGFEEPIYTVDVGTNREFDTTTLRIDYTSLTTPNSVIDVDLATDARRLRKRQPVLNVDLDRYQSTREWATAPDGTKVPISLVWRDDRPEGGPVLLYGYGSYEHSMDPWFSTLRLSLLDRGVAFAIAHVRGGGELGRSWYDHGKRLEKANTFTDFVAAADYLVETGWTTREGLAIRGGSAGGLLIGAVLNLRPDLCAAAVAEVPFVDALTTILDPSLPLTVREWDEWGNPVADPQVYAAMKAYAPFDNVSASHYPAIYATAGLNDPRVSYWEPAKWVARLRDRMTGGGPVLLKTELGAGHGGPSGRYDAWRDEAQVHAFVLDQVGLAKASE from the coding sequence ATGCCCACTGCACCCCGTCCCGAGCAACGTCCCTTCGTCCACCGCCACCACGGTGACGAGCGGGTCGACGAGTACGCCTGGCTGCGCGACCGCGAGGATCCGGCCGTACTCGCCCATCTGCAGGCCGAGAACGCCCATACCGAGGAATCCCTCGCACATCTGGCCGGCCTGCGCGAGGAGCTGTTCGAGGAGTACCGCTCCCGGATCAAGGAGACCGACGAGGACGTCCCGGCACGTGACGGAGCGTGGGAGTACTTCACCCGCACGCAGGAGGACAAGCAGTACCCCCTGTTCGTACGTCATCCCGTCGGTGCCGAAGACGCGTCCGGCGGGGGCAGCACGGATGTGAGTGCCGGCGAGGAGGTGCTGCTGGACTGCAACGAGGCCGCGGAGGGCACCGAGTACTTCGCGCTGGGCGCGTTCTCGGTGTCGCCGAGCGGCCACCTGCTCGCCTACTCGGTGGACACCGACGGCAGCGAGGAGTTCCGGATGCGGGTGAAGGACCTCCGCACCGGCGAGCACCTGCCCGACACGATCAGCCCGACGGGGTACGGCGCCGCCTGGTCCGCCGACGAGGGGTTCCTGTTCTACACCACCCTCGACCCGGCCCACCGGCCGTGGAAGCTGTGGCGGCACCGGCTCGGCACCGACCAGTCCGACGACGTCCTGATCTTCACCGAGGAGGACGAGTCGTTCTACCTCGGAGTCTCCCGGACCCGCTCGCGGGAGTGGCTGGTGCTGGACCTGCACGCCACCGAGTCCAGCGAGGTCCACGTCCTGCCCGCCGACGACCCCGAGGGCCGGTGGCGGCTGGTCGCCGCGCGCCGGCCCGGGGTGGAGTACTCCCTCGAGCACCACACCGACCGGTTCCTGTTCGTCACCAACGACCAGGGCCCAGACTTCCGGCTCGCGCAGGCGCCGGTGGAAGACCCGCGCCCGGAGCGCTGGACGGACGTGATCCCGCACCAGGAAGGCGTTCGGATCGTGTCGGTGGACGCGTTCGCCGACCACCTGGTGGTGGCCTTGCGCTCGGACGGGCGTACCGAGCTCGACGTGATATCCGTCGCCGACGGGGAGCGCCGCCGGATGGGCTTCGAGGAGCCCATCTACACCGTCGACGTCGGCACCAACCGCGAGTTCGACACCACCACGCTGCGGATCGACTACACCTCGCTGACCACGCCGAACTCCGTCATCGACGTCGACCTGGCCACCGACGCGCGCAGGCTGCGCAAGCGGCAGCCGGTGCTCAACGTCGACCTCGACCGCTACCAGTCGACCCGGGAGTGGGCCACCGCTCCGGACGGGACGAAGGTGCCGATCTCGCTGGTGTGGCGCGACGACCGCCCCGAGGGTGGGCCGGTGCTGCTGTACGGCTACGGGTCGTACGAACACTCGATGGACCCGTGGTTCTCCACCCTGCGGCTGTCGCTGCTGGACCGTGGGGTGGCGTTCGCGATCGCGCACGTGCGTGGCGGCGGGGAGCTCGGCCGGTCGTGGTACGACCACGGCAAGCGGCTGGAGAAGGCCAACACCTTCACCGACTTCGTGGCCGCCGCCGACTACCTCGTGGAGACCGGGTGGACCACCCGGGAAGGCCTGGCGATCCGAGGTGGGTCGGCCGGCGGCCTGCTGATCGGTGCGGTGCTCAACCTCCGCCCGGACCTGTGCGCCGCGGCGGTGGCGGAGGTGCCGTTCGTGGACGCGCTCACCACCATCCTGGACCCGTCGCTGCCGTTGACGGTGCGGGAGTGGGACGAGTGGGGAAACCCGGTGGCCGACCCGCAGGTGTACGCCGCGATGAAGGCGTACGCGCCCTTCGACAACGTCTCGGCCAGCCACTACCCCGCCATCTACGCCACCGCCGGGCTGAACGACCCGAGGGTGAGCTACTGGGAGCCGGCCAAGTGGGTCGCCCGGCTACGGGACCGGATGACCGGCGGTGGACCGGTGCTGTTGAAGACCGAACTCGGCGCGGGCCACGGCGGGCCCTCGGGCAGGTACGACGCCTGGCGGGACGAGGCGCAGGTGCACGCGTTCGTCCTCGACCAGGTGGGTCTGGCGAAGGCGTCGGAGTAG
- a CDS encoding glyoxalase → MAAIRSITIEAPDPAAANAFYDRAFGLGGAIRTRAGDAPTSGFRGCALSLVVSQPGTVDSLVGTAVDAGATTLKPATKSFWGYGGVVQAPDGTIWKVATSAKKDTRPATRNVDDIVLLLGVDDVKASRQFYVNQGLTVSKSFGRKYVEFDGSSSSVKLALYGRKAAAKDVGVDPDGSGSHRVVIGSDAGAFTDPDGFAWEPDSA, encoded by the coding sequence ATGGCCGCCATCAGGTCGATCACCATCGAGGCACCCGACCCCGCAGCGGCGAACGCCTTCTACGACAGGGCTTTCGGACTCGGCGGCGCGATCCGTACGCGGGCCGGCGACGCGCCGACGAGCGGCTTCCGCGGGTGCGCTCTGTCCCTGGTGGTGTCGCAACCCGGCACCGTCGACAGCCTGGTCGGCACCGCCGTCGATGCCGGCGCCACGACGCTGAAGCCCGCCACGAAGAGCTTCTGGGGGTACGGGGGAGTCGTCCAGGCACCGGACGGCACCATCTGGAAGGTCGCGACGTCGGCGAAGAAGGACACCCGCCCGGCGACCAGGAACGTCGATGACATCGTGCTGTTGCTCGGTGTGGACGACGTCAAGGCCAGCAGGCAGTTCTATGTCAACCAAGGTTTGACAGTGAGCAAGAGCTTCGGAAGAAAGTACGTCGAGTTCGACGGCTCGTCCTCCTCGGTCAAGCTCGCGCTCTACGGGCGCAAGGCCGCCGCCAAGGACGTCGGCGTCGACCCGGACGGCTCCGGGTCGCACCGCGTCGTCATCGGCAGCGACGCCGGAGCGTTCACCGACCCGGACGGCTTCGCCTGGGAGCCGGACTCGGCCTGA